Proteins found in one Paenibacillus borealis genomic segment:
- a CDS encoding ImmA/IrrE family metallo-endopeptidase gives MQSYYQMTALEKWTEDLYQRIGVRQPADISIEYIAERLNIWVHYLDVRSKSIEASAGMYSMFIDNRLPPELQRLEFLHELCHLLRHAGKHTLMPEQFTQAQEDESERFILYAAMPYSMISARTLPELREDAVAEIAGVFQVPVELALQRIDQIQRRIFQGQLMAVMERNEDRKLIHRHIR, from the coding sequence ATGCAATCCTATTATCAGATGACCGCCTTGGAGAAATGGACTGAGGATTTATATCAGCGCATCGGTGTCCGCCAGCCGGCCGACATATCCATTGAGTACATAGCCGAGCGGCTGAATATCTGGGTTCATTATCTGGATGTCCGAAGCAAGAGCATTGAAGCCAGCGCCGGAATGTACAGCATGTTTATCGACAACAGGCTCCCTCCCGAACTGCAGCGGCTGGAGTTCCTCCATGAGCTATGCCATCTTCTCCGCCATGCCGGTAAGCACACCCTTATGCCCGAACAGTTCACGCAGGCGCAGGAGGATGAATCGGAGCGGTTTATTCTGTATGCCGCCATGCCTTATTCCATGATTTCTGCGCGGACACTGCCTGAACTGCGTGAGGATGCTGTCGCCGAAATTGCCGGCGTCTTCCAGGTTCCCGTAGAGCTGGCCCTGCAGCGGATTGACCAGATCCAGCGGCGTATTTTTCAGGGGCAATTAATGGCCGTAATGGAAAGGAACGAGGACAGAAAATTAATCCATAGACATATTCGCTAA
- a CDS encoding WD40/YVTN/BNR-like repeat-containing protein, which produces MEFLWRIWLALQLAASLVGLTFNSMPAQAADTAASASTENIQTYQYRLDQKHGWKITSAGSGMFRADNVIYQTADSGKTWDKLSDSENGTLPSGPVGAFTFSSADNGWLTINTPQSGTQRLYTTGDGGAHWTRVKLDVPDQYAASMFDPAPPVFFSSTSYGIMIPDHPEIQNAQGGNTSFFLFFVTQDAGQHWTAITDHTAGTWNSLSWDAAENQDKEHYSWEIRIGHALWTSPDGKDWATATETAHQRSSFHK; this is translated from the coding sequence GTGGAATTTCTATGGAGAATATGGTTAGCCTTGCAGCTTGCCGCCAGTCTTGTTGGGCTCACATTCAATTCTATGCCTGCCCAAGCCGCTGATACAGCCGCTTCTGCTTCTACTGAGAACATCCAGACTTATCAATATAGATTGGATCAGAAGCACGGTTGGAAGATCACTTCCGCCGGTTCCGGGATGTTCAGAGCTGACAATGTAATCTACCAGACGGCCGATAGCGGCAAAACCTGGGATAAGCTCAGTGATTCGGAGAACGGAACCTTACCCTCCGGACCAGTCGGAGCTTTTACATTCAGTAGTGCGGATAACGGATGGCTAACCATCAACACTCCGCAATCAGGGACACAGCGGCTGTACACAACCGGAGATGGCGGAGCGCACTGGACCCGGGTGAAGCTTGACGTGCCTGATCAATACGCCGCTTCCATGTTCGATCCTGCACCGCCTGTTTTTTTCAGCTCAACTTCCTATGGAATCATGATTCCGGATCACCCTGAGATACAGAATGCACAGGGCGGGAACACTTCGTTTTTCCTGTTTTTCGTGACTCAAGACGCTGGACAGCACTGGACTGCTATAACTGACCATACCGCAGGTACATGGAACAGCTTGTCCTGGGACGCTGCTGAAAATCAGGATAAGGAACATTACTCTTGGGAAATCCGCATTGGTCATGCCCTTTGGACTTCGCCGGACGGCAAGGATTGGGCTACAGCCACGGAAACAGCACACCAAAGATCTTCGTTCCATAAATGA
- a CDS encoding MerR family transcriptional regulator: MFTIGQVAKKVGVGIGAIRFYERKGLLDSVARNEQNNRLYTDQEITWLMFLRCLRETGMSVEEIKKYHDMVKAGTATLPERITLIQNQKQQLLDDIEAKKAQLIHLEHKLERYYAGENY, encoded by the coding sequence ATGTTTACAATAGGACAAGTCGCCAAAAAAGTTGGAGTGGGCATAGGGGCGATCCGCTTTTATGAACGAAAGGGACTTCTGGATTCCGTAGCCCGCAATGAGCAGAACAACCGCCTGTATACCGATCAGGAGATTACCTGGCTAATGTTCCTTAGATGTCTGCGTGAAACCGGAATGAGTGTGGAGGAGATCAAGAAGTATCATGATATGGTCAAAGCCGGCACCGCTACCTTACCTGAACGCATTACGCTTATTCAGAATCAGAAGCAACAGCTCCTGGATGATATTGAAGCGAAAAAAGCGCAGCTCATTCATCTGGAGCATAAGCTGGAGCGGTATTATGCCGGGGAGAATTATTAA
- a CDS encoding SDR family NAD(P)-dependent oxidoreductase — MNRTAFVTGANKGIGFEIARQLGEAGWKVLLGARSIERGEAAASELRNQGLNAEFVQIDMTDKESIEEAAGSIRANYADLTLLINNAGMPGAFSSSFSATQEADLRNAFEVNFFGTFRLNQQLFPLIQKNEGTIVNVSTDMASLHFMQSSAYALNAFDYNASKTSNNAMTVAMAMECKNSTAQVFAVTPGFTKTDLNGNAEGGKSKADGAAIIVGYATDGLRHNGEFLDVNGVYAW, encoded by the coding sequence ATGAACAGAACCGCTTTTGTAACAGGCGCTAATAAAGGAATTGGATTTGAAATTGCGAGACAGCTTGGTGAAGCCGGCTGGAAGGTGTTGCTTGGTGCACGCAGTATTGAACGGGGAGAAGCCGCAGCTTCCGAACTAAGAAACCAGGGATTAAACGCAGAGTTCGTTCAAATTGATATGACTGATAAAGAGAGTATTGAAGAAGCAGCCGGCAGCATTCGGGCCAACTACGCGGATCTGACACTTTTAATTAATAATGCCGGCATGCCGGGCGCCTTCTCGAGCTCATTCAGTGCAACCCAAGAGGCTGATTTGCGCAATGCCTTTGAAGTGAATTTCTTTGGAACATTCCGCCTGAATCAACAGCTATTCCCCCTAATCCAAAAGAATGAAGGAACCATTGTGAACGTGTCGACCGATATGGCCTCACTCCACTTCATGCAGAGCTCTGCATACGCGCTCAATGCTTTTGACTATAACGCCTCCAAAACCTCCAACAATGCGATGACCGTGGCCATGGCGATGGAATGTAAGAACAGCACTGCTCAAGTATTCGCCGTCACACCCGGCTTCACCAAGACGGATTTGAACGGCAATGCCGAAGGCGGCAAATCCAAAGCAGACGGCGCTGCTATTATTGTCGGCTACGCAACAGATGGTCTGCGGCACAATGGAGAGTTCCTGGATGTAAATGGGGTTTATGCCTGGTAA
- a CDS encoding undecaprenyl-diphosphate phosphatase, whose translation MSDVMKAIILGIVEGLTEFLPVSSTGHLILAGDLLSFEGDAAITFKIVIQLGAVMAVLLLYWKRYLEIGTNMVKMDFSKNKGLNVFHMILAMLPALILYLLFKDTIKSRLFGPTPVLIGLVVGGLLMIIAARNRRTATADTMDGINYKQAFGIGLFQCLALWPGFSRSGSTISGGLLLGTSQKAAADFTFLISVPVMFGASLLDLYDSRDLLSSDDLVLMLIGFAASFIVAMIAVVTFIKLIKCLRLEWFALYRFILATLFFLIVIH comes from the coding sequence GTGAGTGACGTAATGAAAGCAATCATCCTCGGCATAGTTGAAGGCTTAACTGAATTTTTACCGGTATCCTCCACTGGACATTTAATTTTAGCTGGTGATTTACTGAGCTTTGAAGGAGACGCTGCAATAACCTTTAAAATTGTTATTCAGCTGGGTGCTGTAATGGCAGTTCTGCTTCTGTACTGGAAAAGGTATTTGGAGATAGGGACTAATATGGTTAAAATGGATTTTTCCAAAAACAAAGGATTAAATGTATTTCATATGATCTTAGCGATGCTGCCCGCATTAATCCTGTACCTCCTCTTCAAGGATACTATAAAAAGCCGTTTATTCGGCCCGACGCCTGTTTTGATTGGTCTGGTTGTCGGCGGCTTGTTGATGATCATTGCGGCAAGGAATAGGCGGACTGCAACTGCGGATACGATGGATGGGATTAATTATAAACAGGCATTCGGAATCGGTCTGTTCCAATGCCTGGCGTTATGGCCGGGATTTTCGAGATCGGGTTCGACGATTTCAGGCGGCCTTTTGCTAGGCACCAGCCAAAAAGCCGCCGCAGATTTTACATTCCTTATTTCCGTGCCTGTCATGTTTGGTGCAAGCTTATTGGATTTGTATGATAGCCGTGATTTGTTGAGCTCTGACGATTTAGTTCTAATGTTAATTGGCTTTGCGGCATCCTTTATAGTGGCAATGATTGCAGTAGTGACCTTTATTAAGCTGATTAAGTGCCTTCGATTGGAGTGGTTTGCTCTCTACCGGTTCATTCTAGCAACTCTCTTCTTTTTAATCGTTATACATTAA
- a CDS encoding DUF6199 family natural product biosynthesis protein, giving the protein MVIFAILFMLIAILNIFFPAMGWHMRYGWMVQGESEPSDAYLLMSRISSVIVLIVFLLFFLPIIFS; this is encoded by the coding sequence ATGGTTATCTTTGCTATTCTGTTCATGCTGATTGCGATACTGAATATTTTCTTCCCGGCAATGGGCTGGCATATGCGTTATGGATGGATGGTACAGGGTGAATCCGAACCCAGCGATGCCTATCTCTTGATGAGTAGAATCAGCAGCGTTATCGTACTTATTGTCTTTCTCCTATTCTTTTTGCCTATAATTTTTAGTTAG
- a CDS encoding extracellular solute-binding protein, which yields MAKSTIPLLLRRGLPLALCAAVLLPVIPVAAAAPGSPAVPARPLTPSVVTQPSDEQRVLRIGSLWSNSDDTYLRQNLTDLYEFTHPDVKLEFVPAVDQEQFRFTNTYMVEGPEALGHMRDILLGSDPVDVIIGDGSLIRNLADQNLLEPLQPLIDRDSYDISNMAPTMLNGVRELGRGHLFALTPTFSASVVYYNKGIFDAAGVDYPTDGMTWDEFFKLAGKVTKTSKHPDERIYGFSRSRYAGDPFGDMLVYLSPLQAAMYDNQGGAMTVNNALWSRGWTTFSNLIQKQIIPGPGDIEAAAAAAAGVAETEFNPFLGDWFLTGKAAMVIGEYGYINELASVDRKAMLIKNINFRHVDWGIAAVPAFAEKPGVTVGAGLDQMLAISSTAQNEEDAWELIKFVNSNEVAKIKAANPYQLTSRMDFNRSQKAGVSLEPFYNVKPVPVSVSDSDVNNLAYKMPNIYQINLAGQMLFSEVIQGKRTVANALKAWEQQGNHMLNAMRKDPTVFFNLDNGWLERSAKKK from the coding sequence ATGGCTAAATCAACGATTCCTCTTCTGCTTAGGCGCGGTCTTCCGCTGGCACTCTGTGCGGCAGTACTGCTGCCTGTTATTCCAGTAGCGGCGGCAGCACCAGGCTCACCAGCCGTTCCGGCCAGACCCCTGACGCCATCCGTGGTGACGCAGCCGTCAGATGAGCAGCGCGTCCTGCGGATCGGAAGCCTGTGGAGCAATAGCGACGACACTTATCTGCGCCAGAACCTTACAGACCTCTATGAGTTTACGCATCCGGACGTGAAGCTGGAGTTTGTTCCGGCGGTAGATCAGGAGCAGTTCCGCTTCACCAATACGTACATGGTGGAAGGACCGGAAGCATTAGGGCATATGCGGGACATCCTGCTGGGCAGTGATCCGGTCGATGTGATTATAGGAGACGGCAGCCTGATCAGGAATTTGGCAGATCAGAACCTGCTTGAGCCTCTGCAGCCGCTGATTGACCGTGACAGCTATGACATCAGCAACATGGCACCCACCATGCTGAATGGTGTCCGCGAGCTCGGCAGGGGCCACCTGTTTGCGCTGACACCTACCTTCAGTGCCAGTGTGGTTTACTACAATAAGGGGATTTTTGATGCTGCCGGAGTGGATTATCCCACAGACGGGATGACCTGGGATGAATTCTTCAAGCTTGCAGGTAAGGTGACGAAGACCTCCAAGCATCCGGATGAGCGGATATATGGCTTCTCAAGAAGCCGTTATGCCGGTGATCCGTTCGGGGATATGCTGGTATATCTTTCTCCCCTTCAGGCTGCTATGTACGATAACCAGGGCGGCGCTATGACGGTAAACAATGCACTATGGAGCAGAGGCTGGACTACCTTCAGCAATCTGATTCAGAAGCAGATTATCCCCGGCCCGGGTGATATTGAAGCCGCAGCCGCAGCAGCTGCCGGAGTTGCAGAGACTGAATTCAACCCGTTTCTGGGAGACTGGTTCCTGACAGGCAAAGCGGCAATGGTCATCGGGGAATACGGTTATATCAACGAGCTGGCCTCAGTAGACCGTAAGGCTATGCTGATTAAGAACATTAATTTCAGACATGTCGATTGGGGCATCGCTGCCGTACCTGCGTTTGCTGAGAAGCCGGGAGTGACTGTAGGCGCCGGACTGGATCAAATGCTGGCCATCAGCAGTACCGCGCAGAATGAAGAGGATGCCTGGGAGCTGATCAAATTCGTCAACAGCAACGAGGTAGCCAAAATAAAGGCGGCCAACCCTTATCAGCTCACCTCCCGGATGGATTTCAACCGTTCGCAGAAGGCCGGAGTGAGCCTTGAACCCTTTTACAATGTAAAGCCTGTGCCAGTGTCGGTGTCGGATTCTGATGTGAATAATCTGGCGTACAAGATGCCTAATATTTATCAGATTAATCTGGCCGGACAGATGCTGTTCAGCGAAGTCATTCAAGGCAAACGGACGGTAGCGAATGCCCTCAAGGCCTGGGAGCAGCAGGGCAACCATATGCTTAACGCGATGCGCAAAGATCCTACGGTCTTTTTCAATCTGGACAACGGCTGGCTGGAGCGAAGTGCGAAGAAGAAGTAG
- the pyrE gene encoding orotate phosphoribosyltransferase — translation MSPLENKSEQVARYLLEIGAVALRPQEPFTWTSGIKSPIYCDNRLTLSFPVVRNYIAEAFAELIRTSYPDAEVIAGTATAGIPHAAWVADKLGLPMAYIRDKAKGHGKQNQIEGLIAPGQKVIVIEDLISTGGSSIKAAQAVQEAGGVPLAVLAIFSYELDRAVDAFTAADIPLQSLSNYSTLIDVALAQGTIAESDVALLQSWRKDPAAFGV, via the coding sequence ATGAGCCCATTAGAGAATAAAAGTGAACAAGTTGCACGTTACCTGCTGGAGATCGGAGCGGTTGCCCTGCGCCCGCAGGAGCCGTTCACCTGGACGTCCGGGATCAAATCACCGATCTATTGCGATAACCGCCTGACCTTGTCTTTCCCGGTTGTCCGCAACTACATTGCTGAGGCCTTCGCAGAGCTGATCAGAACCAGCTATCCGGACGCTGAGGTCATTGCCGGGACTGCAACCGCCGGGATTCCGCATGCGGCCTGGGTGGCCGATAAGCTCGGTCTGCCAATGGCTTATATCCGCGACAAGGCCAAAGGCCACGGCAAGCAGAACCAGATCGAAGGCCTGATCGCTCCCGGCCAGAAGGTCATCGTGATCGAGGACCTGATCTCCACCGGCGGCAGCTCGATCAAGGCCGCGCAAGCTGTACAGGAAGCGGGCGGCGTGCCACTGGCCGTTCTCGCCATCTTCAGCTATGAGCTGGACCGCGCCGTAGATGCCTTCACTGCTGCGGATATCCCGCTGCAGAGCCTGTCCAACTACAGCACACTCATTGATGTGGCGCTGGCCCAAGGCACGATCGCTGAATCGGATGTAGCGCTGCTGCAATCGTGGCGCAAAGACCCGGCAGCGTTCGGCGTATAA
- the pyrF gene encoding orotidine-5'-phosphate decarboxylase translates to MAGRLMVALDYPDAAHARLLLDQLEGIPCYMKVGMQLFYAAGPDFIRELKERGYSVFLDVKMHDIPNTVRGGAESLTMLGVDMFNVHAAGGAAMMAAALEGAAKAVSLHPSLHIPLIIAVTQLTSTSQEVMNSEIGIAGTVTDTVVRYAKLAAEAGLHGVVASPQESAVIAAACGPDFRTVTPGIRPAGASLDDQSRVMTPGQAIRQGSHYLVVGRPITAAADPRAAALTIIEEMSEV, encoded by the coding sequence ATGGCCGGACGGCTGATGGTTGCCCTGGACTATCCGGATGCGGCACACGCGAGGCTGTTACTTGACCAGCTGGAAGGTATCCCTTGCTATATGAAGGTCGGCATGCAGCTGTTTTACGCTGCCGGGCCGGACTTCATCCGGGAGCTGAAGGAACGCGGCTATTCTGTCTTCCTAGATGTCAAAATGCATGATATCCCGAATACAGTTCGGGGCGGCGCGGAAAGCCTGACGATGCTGGGCGTTGATATGTTCAACGTGCATGCCGCCGGGGGAGCCGCCATGATGGCTGCTGCACTGGAAGGCGCAGCGAAGGCCGTCAGCCTGCATCCGTCGCTGCATATTCCGCTCATTATCGCGGTGACCCAGCTGACCAGCACCAGCCAGGAAGTTATGAACAGCGAAATCGGCATCGCCGGAACGGTGACGGACACGGTTGTGCGGTATGCCAAGCTTGCGGCGGAGGCCGGACTGCATGGCGTAGTGGCATCGCCGCAGGAATCAGCAGTGATTGCAGCAGCCTGCGGACCGGATTTCCGCACAGTGACCCCGGGTATCCGGCCTGCCGGTGCCTCGCTGGACGACCAGTCCCGCGTGATGACACCCGGACAAGCTATACGACAGGGCAGCCACTACCTGGTAGTGGGCCGGCCGATTACAGCGGCTGCAGATCCTCGCGCCGCAGCACTTACTATCATTGAGGAGATGAGCGAAGTATGA
- the carB gene encoding carbamoyl-phosphate synthase large subunit, which yields MPKNDKLKKILVIGSGPIVIGQAAEFDYAGTQACQALKEEGVEVVLINSNPATIMTDTNMADKVYIEPITLEFVTAIIRQERPDGLLPTLGGQTGLNMAVELARAGVLKSENVKLLGTQLESIEKAEDRDLFRELMRELDQPVPESAIITSVEEAMGFAAGIGYPLIVRPAYTLGGTGGGICDNEEELRETVKAGIRYSPIGQCLVEKSIAGMKEVEYEVMRDKNDNCIVVCNMENFDPVGVHTGDSIVVAPSQTLSDREYQMLRSASLKIIRALNIEGGCNVQFALDPQSYQYYVIEVNPRVSRSSALASKATGYPIAKMAAKIALGYTLDEIVNPVTGQTYACFEPTLDYIVSKIPRWPFDKFISANRKLGTQMKATGEVMAIGRTFEESIHKAIRSLEIGVHRFRLPGAELLEDSVLRNRLAKADDERLFLIAEAFRRGYGLQDIQDTTNIDWWFLSKIEGLVNFEDEIRAEETLSAEILYQAKRKGFTDRAIAEIRAEGRPGGAFTKESEVRVLRLQQGLVPVFKMVDTCAAEFEASTPYYYSTYETENEVIHSDKQKVIVLGSGPIRIGQGIEFDYSTVHAVWAIQKAGYEAVIINNNPETVSTDFNTSDRLYFEPLFFEDVMNVIAQENPIGVIVQFGGQTAINLAAPLAAAGVNILGTSLESIDEAENRKKFEALLARLDIAQPKGKTVINIDEAVETAQALGYPVLVRPSYVLGGRAMEIVYNDTELLSYMVEAVKVNPEHPVLIDRYMLGKEVEVDAICDGDTVVIPGIMEHVERAGVHSGDSIAVYPPQYLDEGLKQKISEITIKIAKELKTIGLVNIQFVIYQNEVYVIEVNPRSSRTVPFLSKVTGIPMANLATKIILGGKLKEDGYTEGLWPESDYVSVKVPVFSFAKLRRVEPTLGPEMKSTGEVMGRDKLYAKALYKGLIGAGMKIPATGAIIVTVADKDKAEAVELMKGFHAMGYKIIATGGTALALEQAGLNVMNVNKLDEGEPTILDLIRGGQANFVFNTLTKGKTPERDGFRIRREAVENGVVCMTSLDTVTALLRMLQTINFSSQSMPAFVGQ from the coding sequence ATGCCTAAGAACGATAAACTCAAAAAAATTCTGGTTATCGGCTCCGGTCCGATTGTCATCGGCCAAGCCGCCGAGTTTGACTATGCGGGCACACAAGCCTGCCAGGCGCTCAAAGAAGAAGGCGTAGAGGTTGTGCTGATCAACAGCAACCCGGCTACGATCATGACCGATACCAATATGGCTGACAAAGTATACATTGAACCAATCACGCTCGAATTCGTGACGGCGATTATCCGCCAGGAACGTCCGGACGGCCTGCTGCCGACACTCGGCGGACAGACCGGCCTGAACATGGCTGTGGAGCTGGCCCGTGCAGGCGTACTGAAATCCGAGAACGTGAAGCTTCTGGGCACACAGCTGGAATCCATCGAGAAAGCGGAGGACCGCGACTTGTTCCGCGAGCTGATGCGTGAGCTGGACCAGCCTGTTCCTGAGAGTGCCATCATTACAAGCGTGGAAGAAGCGATGGGCTTCGCAGCCGGCATCGGCTATCCGCTGATTGTCCGTCCTGCCTACACGCTGGGCGGAACAGGCGGCGGGATCTGTGACAATGAGGAAGAGCTCCGCGAAACCGTCAAAGCAGGTATCCGTTACAGTCCGATCGGCCAATGTCTGGTGGAGAAGAGCATCGCCGGCATGAAGGAAGTCGAATATGAAGTGATGCGTGATAAGAACGACAACTGTATCGTAGTCTGCAACATGGAGAACTTTGATCCGGTTGGCGTACATACAGGCGACAGTATCGTAGTGGCGCCAAGCCAGACGTTGTCTGACCGCGAGTACCAGATGCTGCGCAGCGCTTCCCTGAAGATTATCCGCGCGCTGAATATCGAAGGCGGCTGTAACGTGCAGTTCGCACTCGATCCGCAGAGCTATCAATACTATGTCATTGAAGTGAATCCGCGTGTAAGCCGCTCGTCGGCGCTGGCGTCGAAGGCGACCGGATATCCGATTGCCAAGATGGCCGCCAAAATCGCCCTCGGCTACACGCTTGATGAAATCGTCAATCCGGTTACCGGACAGACATATGCCTGCTTCGAGCCGACACTGGATTATATCGTAAGCAAAATCCCGCGCTGGCCGTTCGACAAATTCATCTCAGCGAACCGCAAGCTCGGTACCCAGATGAAGGCAACCGGAGAAGTGATGGCGATTGGCCGTACCTTCGAAGAGTCGATTCACAAGGCGATCCGGTCGCTGGAGATCGGTGTGCACCGTTTCCGTCTGCCTGGCGCAGAACTGCTTGAAGACAGTGTGCTGCGCAATAGACTCGCTAAAGCGGATGATGAGCGTCTGTTCCTGATCGCGGAAGCGTTCCGCCGCGGCTACGGGCTGCAGGATATTCAGGATACGACGAACATCGACTGGTGGTTCCTGTCCAAGATCGAAGGCCTCGTGAACTTCGAGGACGAGATCCGCGCGGAAGAAACCTTGTCCGCAGAAATTCTCTATCAGGCGAAGCGCAAGGGCTTCACCGACCGGGCGATTGCCGAGATCCGTGCCGAAGGGCGTCCGGGTGGAGCATTCACCAAGGAATCCGAAGTACGCGTGCTGCGTCTACAGCAGGGTCTGGTTCCGGTATTCAAAATGGTCGATACCTGCGCCGCCGAATTCGAAGCTTCAACCCCATACTACTACTCGACCTATGAGACCGAGAATGAAGTCATTCATTCCGATAAGCAGAAGGTTATCGTGCTCGGCTCCGGTCCGATCCGTATCGGCCAGGGTATCGAGTTCGACTACTCTACCGTGCATGCGGTATGGGCGATCCAGAAAGCCGGCTATGAAGCCGTAATTATCAATAACAATCCAGAGACAGTGTCGACGGATTTCAATACATCAGACCGCCTGTACTTTGAACCGCTGTTCTTCGAGGATGTCATGAATGTTATCGCCCAGGAGAATCCGATCGGGGTTATCGTACAGTTCGGCGGACAGACAGCCATTAACCTGGCTGCGCCACTCGCTGCTGCTGGTGTGAACATTCTGGGTACCAGCCTGGAGAGCATCGACGAAGCCGAGAACCGCAAGAAATTCGAAGCGCTGCTGGCCCGTCTGGATATCGCACAGCCAAAAGGCAAGACGGTTATCAACATTGACGAAGCCGTTGAAACAGCGCAAGCGCTGGGTTATCCGGTGCTGGTTCGTCCATCTTATGTCCTGGGCGGCCGTGCGATGGAGATTGTCTACAACGATACAGAGCTGCTGAGCTACATGGTTGAAGCGGTGAAGGTTAATCCGGAGCATCCGGTGCTGATCGACCGTTACATGCTGGGCAAAGAGGTTGAAGTCGACGCGATCTGCGATGGCGACACCGTAGTGATTCCGGGAATTATGGAGCATGTAGAACGCGCAGGGGTTCACTCCGGTGACTCCATCGCCGTCTATCCGCCGCAATATCTGGATGAAGGCCTGAAGCAGAAGATCTCCGAGATCACGATCAAGATCGCTAAGGAACTAAAGACGATCGGACTGGTCAACATCCAGTTTGTCATCTATCAGAACGAAGTGTATGTCATCGAGGTTAACCCGCGCTCCTCGCGTACGGTTCCTTTCCTGAGTAAGGTTACAGGCATTCCAATGGCAAACCTGGCAACAAAAATCATCCTCGGCGGCAAGCTGAAGGAAGACGGGTACACAGAAGGACTGTGGCCGGAAAGCGACTACGTTTCGGTAAAAGTACCTGTGTTCTCTTTTGCCAAGCTGCGCAGAGTTGAACCGACCTTAGGACCGGAAATGAAATCGACCGGGGAAGTTATGGGCCGCGACAAGCTGTATGCCAAAGCGCTCTACAAGGGCCTGATCGGCGCAGGAATGAAGATTCCGGCCACCGGGGCAATCATCGTTACCGTAGCGGACAAAGACAAGGCTGAAGCGGTTGAGCTGATGAAGGGCTTCCATGCCATGGGCTACAAAATCATCGCCACCGGCGGTACCGCGCTTGCGCTTGAGCAGGCCGGGCTGAACGTGATGAACGTTAACAAGCTGGATGAAGGTGAGCCGACCATTCTGGATCTGATCCGCGGCGGCCAGGCGAACTTCGTCTTCAATACACTGACCAAAGGTAAGACTCCTGAGCGTGACGGATTCCGTATCCGCCGGGAAGCGGTAGAGAACGGCGTTGTATGTATGACTTCGCTGGATACCGTAACCGCGCTGCTGAGAATGCTGCAGACGATTAACTTCTCGTCACAGTCGATGCCTGCTTTTGTCGGACAATAA